CGTTCATCCAGCCCTCCCAGGCGATCCGGCAGCGGGGCATCGGCAACAAGCTGAACCCCATTGCCCACCTGATCGAGGGCAAACGCCTGGTGGTCGTCGACGACTCGATCGTCCGGGGCAACACCACCCGGCAGATCGTCCGCCTGCTCCGCCACGCCGGGGCGAAGGAGGTCCACATGAGGATCTCGTCGCCGCCCATCAAGTGGCCCTGCTTCTACGGCATCGACACCGCGAACCGGGACGAGCTAATCGGCGGCCACAAGAGCGTCGACGAGATCTGCGCCCACATCGAGGCCGACTCGCTGGCCTACCTCTCCGAGGAGGGGATGATCGAGGCCACCGAGACCGCGGCCGACAAACTCTGCACCGCATGTTTCTCCTCGAACTACCCGATCCCGGTGCCGGTCGAGGTCAAGCTGACCAAGAAGATGCTTGAAGTTGAGGGTGCCCCGCAATGACACCCCGCACGACGCTGATTTGACCCCCGAAACCCCCACCGGTTCCCGCTCCGCCACCTACGCCGACGCAGGCGTCGACATCCAGGCCGGCGAACGTGCCGTCGAGTTGTTCAAGAACCGCGTCCGGGCGACCGACCGTCCTGAGGTGGTTGGAGGCATCGGCGGCTTCGCCGGGCTGTTCTCTCTCGGCCGCTCCAAGTACTCCCAGCCGATGCTGGTGTCGGCCACCGACGGCGTCGGAACCAAGCTGATGATCGCCCAGGCGCTGGGCAAACACGACACGATCGGGATCGACCTGGTGGCCATGTCGGCCAACGACGTCGCGGTACAGGGGGCCGAGCCGCTGTTCTTCCTGGACTACATCGTCACCGGCAAGGTGGTTCCCGAGACCATCGAGCAGATCGTGTCGGGTGTCGCCGAGGGGTGCCTGCAGGCGGGCTGCGCGCTGCTGGGCGGGGAGATTGCCGAGCACCCCGGCCACATGCGGGAGGGCGACTACGACCTGGCAGGCTTCTGCGTCGGGGCGGTCGACGAGCGCAAGGTTCTGACCGGCGCATCCATGGTGCCGGGCGACGTGCTGATCGGCTTCAACTCGTCCGGCCTGCACTCCAACGGCTACTCGCTGGTGCGCAAGGTCATCGAGGAGAGCCTGTTCGATCTGAACGACCATCCTGCCGAGCTGGACCGTCCGCTCGGCGAGGAGCTGCTCACCCCCACGATCATCTACTGGAACGCGGTGGCCGCCCTGCAGGCGGAGGGGCTGGCCCGGGGGTTCGCCCACATCACCGGCGGCGGGCTGGCCCACAACCTGGGGCGAATCATCCCGCCCGGGTTCCAGGCGGTGGTCGAGCGGTCGGCGTGGACGATCCCGCCGATTTTCCGGGTGATCGCCTCCGAAGGGGTCTCGGTGCCCGAGATGTTCAAGACCTTCAACATGGGGATCGGGATGGTCGGAGTGGTTGACGCCGACGACGCCGGCCGGGCGCTGGAGGTCATCAGAGAAGCCGGCTACAAGGCGCAGCAGATAGGCGTGGTTCGGGCCCGCCCGGACGGGGACCCCGAAGTTATACTGCCCTGAACCTTGCTTTACCCCGGGGAACTTCGGGGAAGCGGCTCTTCGCTGCGGCCCCGATGTCGTTAGGAGGATCCATGCGAAAGTCGGTCGCATTGCTTGCTGCTTTGTTCCTGCTGCTCCTTTCCGCCTGCGGCGGGGGAGACAGCGACTCGGGATCGGACACGGCGGAGCCGGAGGCTACCGCCACCGCGTCGAACATCGAGGATAGTGCCGAGGACCCCACCTGTGAGCCTCAGGGAGCCGAGGTGAACGTGGTCTCCAAGGACAACGCCTTTGACTCGGACTGCTACGCCGCCCCGGCGGACACCGAGTTCAAGCTCACGCTGAAGAACGAGGACCCATTCGCCCACAATCTTTCGATCTACAAGACCAAGGGGGGTGACCGGTACTTCGAGGGTCCCTACGTCCAGGGAA
This genomic interval from Actinomycetota bacterium contains the following:
- the purM gene encoding phosphoribosylformylglycinamidine cyclo-ligase, which produces MTPETPTGSRSATYADAGVDIQAGERAVELFKNRVRATDRPEVVGGIGGFAGLFSLGRSKYSQPMLVSATDGVGTKLMIAQALGKHDTIGIDLVAMSANDVAVQGAEPLFFLDYIVTGKVVPETIEQIVSGVAEGCLQAGCALLGGEIAEHPGHMREGDYDLAGFCVGAVDERKVLTGASMVPGDVLIGFNSSGLHSNGYSLVRKVIEESLFDLNDHPAELDRPLGEELLTPTIIYWNAVAALQAEGLARGFAHITGGGLAHNLGRIIPPGFQAVVERSAWTIPPIFRVIASEGVSVPEMFKTFNMGIGMVGVVDADDAGRALEVIREAGYKAQQIGVVRARPDGDPEVILP
- a CDS encoding cupredoxin domain-containing protein — encoded protein: MRKSVALLAALFLLLLSACGGGDSDSGSDTAEPEATATASNIEDSAEDPTCEPQGAEVNVVSKDNAFDSDCYAAPADTEFKLTLKNEDPFAHNLSIYKTKGGDRYFEGPYVQGTETQTFDIGGQPAQNAYFVCDIHPQMEGVFIFG